TTGAGCCCCGAGCATCGTGAACGACCGAATTGACGTCGAGCGTCGGCTCACCGACTTCTGGGACGCGCTCGGCGACGACGACGATCTCGCGGAATCTGACGCGCGCCTGCTCGCGATCGTCGACGGCCTGCCGGTGGCGCGCATCCTGTTCGAGCGAGCGTCGCTGCGCGACGCGCTCGGATTCGAGGCGGATGCTGTTCTCCTCTACGAGGCGGCGCTTGCGGCCGGCCTCCCGTCGCCCGACGGCGAGCGCGCGGTGATCCAGCTCGCGTCCTCCCTGCGCAATCTCGGTCGCGCCGAGGAGGCGTTCGCCCTGCTCGAGCCGTTCGTCGAGGACGACGAGGTGGGCGCCCAGGCCTCCGCCTTCGCCGCGCTGTGCCTGATCGACCTGGGCAGAAACGCGGAAGCCGCGAGGCTCGCGCTGTCAGCGCTTGCCCCGCGGCTTCCGGAATACGGTCGCGCGGTCGCGTCGTACGTTGACGACCTCGAGCTCGACTGAGTCGCGCTCGAGGCCGTCGTAACTACTCGCCTCCGCGCAGGATGGCGAGGATGCGGAGGATCTCGATGTACAGCCAGACGACGGTGAGCACGATGCCGAACACGGCGCGCCAGGCGAACTGACGCGGGGCGCCGTTCTCGACGCCGCGCTTGACGGCGTCGAAGTCGAGCACGAGCGAGTAGGCGGCCAGCAGCACGACGAGGACGCCGAGGATCAGGCCGATGGGGATGCCGGCGATGGTCGCGGTGCGCAGGCCGAACTCGTTGTCGGTAACACCGAACAGGATCAGCCCGAGGTTCACGAGCGAGAACAGCGCGTAGCCCACCATCGCGATCAGGAACACCTTCGTCGCCCGCTTTGACGCGCGAATCTTGCCGCTGCGGAACAGCAGCAGCGTGGCAACGAACACGGCCGCAGTGCCGATGAGGGCCTGCGTTGCGATGCCCTGGTACTGCGTCATCTCGAAGATCTGTGAGATGCCTCCGACGAACACGCCCTGCACCGCCGAGTAGGCGAGCACAAGCCCGGGCACGGTCTTCTTCTTGAAGATGTTGACGAGCGCGAGCACGAAGCCGGCGATCGCGGCGGGGATGGCGAGGAACGGCAGGAACCAGCCGATGGCGGCACCCACGGCGAGGATCGCGAAGGCGCCCACGGCCTTCTGGATCGTGTCCTCGTAGGTCATGCGGTCGGTGTCGGCGGGCGTCGCCGACGGGCGACCGTAGAGCTCGTCGAGCTGCTCGGCGCTCGGCGCGGGCGTCACGCGGTTCGCAATCGCCGAGGTCTGGTTCAGCTGGAAGGCGGGGGAGTTGAACGCGGGGTTCGACATCGAAGCCATGGGTCCTCTTTCAGGGGTGTCGGCCAGTCGGAGTTGTCGCCGGTCGGCCCCTCCATTCTAGGGAGGGTCGGCCGCGATTCGCCTGGTGGCGCCTATGCGTCGGCTGGATGCGCGGTGCGCGGCCGCGCGGACGGCGCACGATCGAGCGCGGCGGCCCACCACGAGCATCCGACGGTGACGACCGCGCCGAGCGCGAGAGCGGCCAGCATGCCGGGGTACTCGCGGAAGGCAACGGCGGCCACAACCCCGGCGAGCAGCACGGGACCGACGGTGATGAGGGTGATCCAGGGGCGGTGGCGGGCGAGCAGCCAGCCCAGATAGGGAATCGCGAGGGTCCAGAGGGCTTGGGGGCCCGTGAGGAGCAGCCACAGGGTGCCGAGGCTGGGGGCGACCGGTAGCAGGCGACGCCAGGCGCGGGCAGGCAGCAGGAACCAGCCGAGGGCGTGCGCGGCCGAGCCGACGGCGAGTGGCCACAGGTTGGTCGTCGACGCGGCCTGCAGGTGCACGAGGCCGCCGGCGATGAGGGTGAGGCCGATCGCGGCCCGCTCGCGGTGGGTGCCCCAGCGCAGGGGCAGGTGGTCGGCGCTCACGGCTTCGGTACCTCGGTCACGACGGGAACGGTGCGGTGAAGGCTTGGTAGACGATGGCTCCGGCGAAGATCCAGCCGGCGAGCCAGAGATAGCCGAGCCCGACGGCCGTCCAGGCGAGCGGGGCGCCGCGCTCGGCGCCGCCCGAGCGGTGGATCTGGCCGGCGGCGATGTGGCCAAAGAGGGCGGCGAACGGGCTGACGAGCAGGGCCAGGATGAACGCGACGACTGCGAGCGCGTTGGTGCGGCGGCGCGGGCGGGTGTCCGCGGGCGTCGGGTCGCTCATGCCCGCGAGGCTACCGCGTACGCTCGGTGAGGTGGCCTTCGAAACGCGCCCCGAGCATCCGATGGTGATCGCGCACCGCGGAGCGAGCGGGTACCGCCCCGAGCACACCGCCGCCGCGTACGAGCTGGCGATCGCCCTCGGCGCGGACGCGGTGGAACCCGACGTGGTGCCGACCCGCGATGGCGTACTCGTGGTGCGCCATGAGAACGAGATCGGCGGCACGACTGACGTCGCCGACCGTCCCGAGTTCGCCGACCGCCGCACGACGCGGGTCGTGGACGGGCACACGCTCACCGGCTGGTTCACGGAGGACTTCACGTGGGCCGAGCTCGCGACGCTCACCGCGCGGGAACGGCTGCCGCGCATGCGCCCGGCATCGACGCGGTTCGACGGCCGCTACCCGGTGCTGCGGCTGGAGGACGTACTGCGGATCATCGACGCCGCGCCGCGGGAGGTCGCCGTCGTGCTCGAGATCAAGCACGCAACGTACTTCGCGTCGGTCGGCATCGACATGGCGCGGCTGGTCGAGCGCGAGGTAATTCGCTGGCGCGCACGCGGGGGAACGGCCCCGCTCATTGTCGAATCGTTCGAGCAGGGGGTGCTCGACGCGTTGCGGCGTCGCGACCTGCGGGCCCGGTTCGTGTACTTGCATGAGCGGCGCGGCGCGGCCGCCGACCTCGTCGCGGCGCGAGGGCGGGCGGCGCCGAGCTGGGAATCGCAGCGCACGAACGTGGGACTCGACGCGCTCGCCGAGTCCGGGATGCACGGGCTCAGCGTCGAGACGTCCGCCCTGTCGCGCGACCTGGTCACCCGAGCGCACGCCTGCGGCCTGGACGTCTACACGTGGACCCTGCGCCCCGAGAACCGCTTCCTGCCCGAGCGGCATCGCATCGGGTCGTCGGCGTCGAGCCATGGCGACTGGCACGCGTGGTTTGCGGAGGTCGCGGCGACGGGCGTCGACGGGGTGTTCGCCGACCACCCCGACCTCCCGCGCGAGGCGTGGCGTGTCGGAGGCGCGACCTAGACTGAGGCGGTCATGACGCTGTTTCCTCCCGATGCCGAGACCGCACCCGAGCCCTGGCAGGCCGACCCGGCCGCCGATCCACTGCTTGCCGGGCTCAACGAGCGTCAGCTCGCTGCCGTGCAGTCGAGGGCCGACGCACTCTTGATCGTCGCGGGCGCCGGCTCGGGCAAGACCAGCGTGTTGACGCGGCGCATCGCCCGCCTCCTGCGTGACCGCGAGCTGTGGCCCAGCCAGATTCTCGCCATCACGTTCAC
The sequence above is a segment of the Microcella alkaliphila genome. Coding sequences within it:
- a CDS encoding Bax inhibitor-1/YccA family protein gives rise to the protein MSNPAFNSPAFQLNQTSAIANRVTPAPSAEQLDELYGRPSATPADTDRMTYEDTIQKAVGAFAILAVGAAIGWFLPFLAIPAAIAGFVLALVNIFKKKTVPGLVLAYSAVQGVFVGGISQIFEMTQYQGIATQALIGTAAVFVATLLLFRSGKIRASKRATKVFLIAMVGYALFSLVNLGLILFGVTDNEFGLRTATIAGIPIGLILGVLVVLLAAYSLVLDFDAVKRGVENGAPRQFAWRAVFGIVLTVVWLYIEILRILAILRGGE
- a CDS encoding glycerophosphodiester phosphodiesterase family protein; amino-acid sequence: MVIAHRGASGYRPEHTAAAYELAIALGADAVEPDVVPTRDGVLVVRHENEIGGTTDVADRPEFADRRTTRVVDGHTLTGWFTEDFTWAELATLTARERLPRMRPASTRFDGRYPVLRLEDVLRIIDAAPREVAVVLEIKHATYFASVGIDMARLVEREVIRWRARGGTAPLIVESFEQGVLDALRRRDLRARFVYLHERRGAAADLVAARGRAAPSWESQRTNVGLDALAESGMHGLSVETSALSRDLVTRAHACGLDVYTWTLRPENRFLPERHRIGSSASSHGDWHAWFAEVAATGVDGVFADHPDLPREAWRVGGAT
- a CDS encoding DUF4190 domain-containing protein, producing MSDPTPADTRPRRRTNALAVVAFILALLVSPFAALFGHIAAGQIHRSGGAERGAPLAWTAVGLGYLWLAGWIFAGAIVYQAFTAPFPS
- a CDS encoding tetratricopeptide repeat protein yields the protein MNDRIDVERRLTDFWDALGDDDDLAESDARLLAIVDGLPVARILFERASLRDALGFEADAVLLYEAALAAGLPSPDGERAVIQLASSLRNLGRAEEAFALLEPFVEDDEVGAQASAFAALCLIDLGRNAEAARLALSALAPRLPEYGRAVASYVDDLELD